One window from the genome of Candidatus Methylomirabilota bacterium encodes:
- a CDS encoding clostripain-related cysteine peptidase: protein MTRPAEKTKRWTVMVYLAGDNNLDSAGADDLLEVKTVGSSDQVTVVAQFDRSGAGRATNRYLLRKNTPLTADVVTALGETDTGDPAVLRDFVTWAVTSHPAQHYLLVIWNHGSGWDDSNLYQGDYFSGAAPPVVRKGKVVARALVADSPGPIRMDTVRAAARRARRSLFRSTVARMVSSRAIAFDDQAKDFLDNIELKRVLGQIRRTLKRKIDVLGFDACLMSMVEVAYQVRDHVGLTCGSEEEEPNDGWPYDTILKALVARPSMKPADLAKLVVGRYVASYGPRDGATMAATDLAGIGAVADAIHRLGRVLTTALRDDDARAQIWAVRAQVQEYTPPYDQYCDVADLCDLLARRVRRPAVATACRAVRAALSRAVLASAAKGQGLAHSHGLTVYFPKKTVSRLYATLDFARKGGWAAFIDAYTRSIGRRPR, encoded by the coding sequence ATGACGCGCCCGGCGGAGAAGACGAAGCGGTGGACGGTCATGGTGTACCTCGCCGGCGACAACAATCTCGACAGCGCCGGCGCGGACGATCTGCTCGAGGTGAAGACGGTCGGCTCCAGCGACCAGGTCACCGTGGTCGCCCAGTTCGATCGCTCCGGCGCCGGCCGCGCGACCAATCGCTACCTGCTGCGAAAGAACACTCCGCTGACCGCCGACGTGGTCACCGCGCTCGGCGAGACCGACACCGGCGATCCGGCGGTGTTGCGCGACTTCGTCACCTGGGCGGTCACCAGCCACCCGGCCCAGCACTACCTGCTGGTGATCTGGAACCACGGCTCGGGCTGGGACGACTCCAACCTCTACCAGGGCGACTACTTCAGCGGCGCGGCCCCGCCGGTCGTGCGAAAGGGCAAGGTGGTCGCGCGGGCGCTGGTGGCCGATTCTCCCGGTCCCATCCGGATGGACACCGTGCGCGCCGCGGCCCGGCGGGCGCGGCGCTCGCTCTTCCGGTCCACCGTGGCCCGCATGGTGTCCTCGCGCGCCATCGCGTTCGACGATCAGGCGAAGGACTTCCTCGACAACATCGAGCTGAAGCGGGTGCTCGGTCAGATCCGGCGCACGCTCAAGCGCAAGATCGACGTCCTGGGATTCGACGCCTGCCTCATGAGCATGGTCGAGGTCGCCTACCAGGTGCGGGATCACGTGGGCCTCACCTGCGGCTCCGAGGAGGAGGAGCCCAACGACGGCTGGCCCTACGACACGATCCTGAAGGCGCTGGTGGCCCGCCCCTCGATGAAGCCGGCGGATCTCGCGAAGCTGGTGGTGGGCCGGTACGTCGCCTCGTACGGGCCGAGGGACGGCGCCACCATGGCGGCGACCGACCTGGCGGGCATCGGCGCGGTGGCCGACGCGATCCACCGGCTGGGCCGCGTGCTGACGACGGCGCTCCGGGACGACGACGCGCGCGCGCAGATCTGGGCCGTGCGGGCCCAGGTGCAGGAATACACTCCGCCCTACGACCAGTACTGCGACGTGGCCGACCTCTGCGACCTGCTCGCCCGTCGCGTCCGCCGGCCCGCGGTCGCGACCGCGTGCCGCGCGGTGCGCGCGGCCCTGTCCAGGGCGGTCCTGGCGAGCGCGGCGAAGGGCCAGGGCCTCGCCCACTCCCACGGCCTCACCGTGTATTTTCCGAAGAAGACGGTCTCCCGGCTCTACGCCACCCTCGACTTCGCGCGAAAGGGCGGCTGGGCCGCCTTCATCGACGCCTACACCCGCAGCATCGGCCGCCGGCCGCGTTAG
- a CDS encoding caspase family protein gives MPDRLSILCVHGIGHGDVDAALIPAWRQVITAGLQRWKPGLEVDFDFLAYDEEFDHAPLHAATYAEALTRLAASGIVHGIGDLLPGTRGLSDMPALIRWTAGMIAQWATEDRLRERLRARVLDAVAGGRPDVVCAHSLGTLVCYDAFRRERGALDGRTFLTLGSQIGNPFVRDCFAGRIEALARARRWYHLYNPDDHVFTAELRIQADNFTAVETRFDKPNDPLNHDAIWYFDHANTRNSVWLDLSGARPARTLTRETQAGRTLGARPARRALLIGINAYPNPANRLEGCVNDVYLVSSVLQECGYAPEDIRVVLDERATTAGLLERFHWLLDDVQPGDERVLFYSGHGAQIPAYGPHQEVDHLNECLVPYDFDWSPAHAITDKQLVGFYSQLPYDSRFAAIFDCCHSGGLAREGGLRPRGIDPPDDIRHRALRWNRRLEMWEERRLPTANRSLAGSPQFVGKSGATYRIGRGVSLRGLPNRAYDRERAALRHRGPYLPIIIEACREEELSYEYRDGATSYGAFTYSLAKELRRSRQGRRNPSFRRLVALTTRRLQALQYEQTPSLVGPRALLGRPIPWDTRRG, from the coding sequence ATGCCCGATCGTCTCTCGATTCTGTGCGTCCACGGCATCGGACACGGAGACGTGGACGCCGCGTTGATCCCGGCCTGGCGGCAGGTCATCACCGCGGGCCTGCAGCGCTGGAAGCCGGGGCTCGAGGTGGACTTCGACTTCCTGGCCTACGACGAGGAGTTCGACCACGCGCCGCTCCATGCGGCGACGTACGCGGAGGCGCTCACCCGGCTCGCCGCGAGCGGCATCGTGCACGGCATCGGCGACCTCCTGCCCGGCACGCGCGGGCTCTCCGACATGCCGGCGCTGATCCGCTGGACCGCGGGCATGATCGCTCAGTGGGCCACCGAGGACCGCCTGCGCGAGCGGCTGCGGGCCCGCGTGCTGGACGCGGTGGCGGGCGGCCGGCCGGACGTGGTGTGCGCCCACAGCCTGGGCACGCTCGTCTGCTACGACGCCTTCCGGCGGGAGCGCGGAGCGCTCGACGGACGCACCTTCCTGACGCTCGGGTCGCAGATCGGCAACCCGTTCGTCCGCGACTGCTTCGCCGGCCGCATCGAGGCACTGGCCCGGGCACGGCGCTGGTACCACCTCTACAACCCGGACGACCACGTGTTCACCGCGGAGCTGCGCATCCAGGCCGACAACTTCACCGCGGTGGAGACGCGCTTCGACAAGCCGAACGACCCGCTGAACCACGACGCGATCTGGTACTTCGATCACGCCAACACCCGGAACAGCGTCTGGCTCGACCTGTCGGGCGCGCGGCCGGCGCGCACGCTCACCCGCGAGACCCAGGCCGGGCGCACGCTCGGCGCGCGGCCGGCGCGCCGCGCGCTCCTCATCGGCATCAACGCCTATCCCAACCCCGCCAACCGGCTCGAGGGCTGCGTGAACGACGTGTACCTGGTCAGCTCGGTGCTCCAGGAATGCGGCTACGCGCCGGAGGACATCCGGGTGGTGCTGGACGAGCGCGCCACCACCGCCGGGCTCCTGGAGCGATTCCACTGGCTGCTCGACGACGTCCAGCCGGGCGACGAGCGCGTGCTGTTCTACTCGGGCCACGGCGCTCAGATCCCCGCCTACGGACCGCACCAGGAGGTCGATCACCTCAACGAATGCCTGGTGCCCTACGACTTCGACTGGAGCCCGGCGCACGCGATCACCGACAAGCAGCTCGTGGGCTTCTACAGCCAGCTGCCGTACGACAGCCGGTTCGCCGCGATCTTCGACTGCTGCCACTCGGGTGGCCTCGCCCGCGAAGGCGGGCTGCGGCCGCGCGGCATCGATCCGCCCGACGACATCCGCCATCGCGCGCTGCGCTGGAACCGCCGGCTCGAGATGTGGGAGGAGCGGCGGCTGCCGACCGCGAACCGCTCGCTCGCCGGCTCGCCCCAGTTCGTCGGGAAGTCGGGCGCCACGTACCGCATCGGCCGCGGCGTGTCGCTGCGCGGCCTGCCCAACCGCGCCTACGACCGCGAGCGCGCGGCCCTGCGGCATCGCGGCCCGTACCTGCCGATCATCATCGAGGCGTGCCGCGAGGAGGAGCTGTCGTACGAGTACCGCGACGGGGCGACCTCGTACGGGGCGTTCACCTACAGCCTGGCCAAGGAGCTGCGGCGGTCGCGCCAGGGCCGGCGCAACCCGAGCTTCCGCCGGCTGGTCGCCCTGACCACGCGCCGGCTGCAGGCGCTTCAATACGAGCAGACGCCGTCGCTGGTGGGGCCGCGCGCGCTGCTGGGGCGGCCGATCCCCTGGGATACGCGCCGGGGCTGA